In Kineococcus sp. NBC_00420, a single genomic region encodes these proteins:
- a CDS encoding GNAT family N-acetyltransferase, which yields MPELTTERLVLRAFTAEDFEAVHAYAADPEVCRHVSWGPNTVEQTRTFLEEMVTAGGQEDRSSFTWAVTVAGAVVGACSVTVSSAEHRRGEMGYALARTAWGHGYATEAAAVVLKFAQTRLGLARVEATCRPGNAASAGVLRKIGMQQEALMRSHLIIRGRREDSLLFAAVS from the coding sequence GTGCCTGAGCTGACGACGGAGCGGTTGGTGCTGCGCGCCTTCACCGCGGAGGACTTCGAGGCGGTGCACGCCTACGCAGCTGATCCGGAGGTGTGCCGTCACGTGTCCTGGGGGCCGAACACCGTGGAGCAGACCCGCACCTTCCTGGAGGAGATGGTCACCGCCGGCGGACAGGAGGACCGGTCCTCCTTCACCTGGGCGGTCACGGTCGCCGGCGCCGTCGTGGGTGCGTGTTCGGTGACGGTGAGCAGCGCCGAACACCGCCGTGGCGAGATGGGGTACGCCTTGGCGCGGACGGCGTGGGGTCACGGGTACGCCACTGAAGCGGCGGCCGTGGTGCTGAAGTTCGCGCAGACGAGGCTGGGTCTGGCGCGGGTGGAGGCGACGTGCCGGCCGGGCAACGCGGCCTCAGCCGGTGTGCTGCGCAAGATCGGCATGCAGCAGGAGGCGCTGATGCGCAGCCACCTGATCATCCGCGGGCGGCGCGAGGACAGTTTGCTGTTCGCTGCAGTCAGCTGA
- a CDS encoding class II fructose-bisphosphate aldolase: MSTRPPFVELLDAARAAGRGVGAFNVVLLEHAEAMAAGAARAGLPVVLQISENCITYHGGLEPLTVATQAIARAVDVEVLVHLDHVEDPELARRGIDLGVDSIMYDGSKLPYAENVAATRALAEEAHAVGIALEAELGEVGGKDGVHAPGARTDPDEAAEFVAATGVDALAVAVGTSHAMQTRVARVDRDLIARLAASVPVPLVLHGSSGLSDEELRAAVEVGMTKVNISTHLNGVFTRAVRAVLADRPDLTDPRKYVAAGRAALEDETERLLRLLAGTA, from the coding sequence ATGAGCACTCGTCCCCCCTTCGTGGAACTCCTCGACGCCGCCCGTGCGGCCGGTCGTGGAGTCGGGGCCTTCAACGTCGTCCTGCTCGAGCACGCCGAGGCCATGGCCGCCGGTGCCGCGCGCGCCGGTCTGCCGGTCGTGCTGCAGATCAGCGAGAACTGCATCACGTACCACGGTGGTCTGGAACCCCTCACCGTCGCCACCCAGGCCATCGCCCGCGCCGTCGACGTCGAGGTCCTGGTGCACCTGGACCACGTGGAGGACCCGGAGCTGGCCCGGCGCGGCATCGACCTCGGCGTCGACTCGATCATGTACGACGGGTCGAAACTGCCTTACGCGGAGAACGTCGCCGCGACCCGGGCCCTGGCCGAGGAGGCCCACGCCGTGGGGATCGCGCTGGAGGCCGAACTCGGCGAGGTCGGCGGCAAGGACGGCGTCCACGCCCCGGGTGCGCGCACCGACCCCGACGAGGCCGCGGAGTTCGTCGCCGCCACGGGGGTCGACGCCCTGGCGGTGGCCGTGGGGACGTCGCACGCGATGCAGACCCGCGTCGCCCGCGTCGACCGCGACCTCATCGCCCGGCTCGCCGCGAGCGTCCCCGTCCCCCTGGTGCTGCACGGCTCGTCGGGGTTGTCCGACGAGGAACTCCGCGCCGCCGTCGAGGTCGGCATGACGAAGGTCAACATCTCGACGCACCTCAACGGGGTGTTCACCCGCGCCGTGCGCGCTGTGCTGGCCGACCGGCCCGACCTCACCGACCCGCGGAAGTACGTCGCCGCGGGCCGCGCCGCGCTGGAGGACGAGACCGAGCGTCTGCTGCGGCTGCTCGCGGGGACCGCGTGA
- a CDS encoding aldo/keto reductase has protein sequence MGCWQIGGSWGDVAEDAALETLQAAADAGVTFFDTADVYGDGRSEKLLGRFLPTAPEGVFVATKMGRRADPHDASAYTLDAFRAWNDRSRENLGVDTLDLVQLHCPPPPVLTTDAVYEALDTLVAEGRTRAYGVSVETVAEGLDAVARPNVASVQIILNPLRLKPVTEFLPAAAEAGVGVVVRVPLASGLLTGKIDENSTFAADDHRTFNRNGEAFDVGETFAGVPLGAGVQAAKRLAGVAGDVPLAAFTLRWIVEQPGVSVVIPGARNPEQARANAAAADVAAPTTAQLDAVQEVYRDLVAEHVHDRW, from the coding sequence ATGGGTTGCTGGCAGATCGGCGGGAGCTGGGGCGACGTCGCCGAGGACGCGGCGCTGGAGACGCTGCAGGCCGCGGCGGACGCCGGCGTGACCTTCTTCGACACCGCCGACGTCTACGGGGACGGGCGCAGCGAGAAGCTGCTCGGCCGCTTCCTGCCGACGGCACCCGAGGGCGTGTTCGTCGCCACGAAGATGGGCCGGCGGGCCGACCCGCACGACGCCTCCGCCTACACGCTGGACGCCTTCCGGGCCTGGAACGACCGCAGCCGCGAGAACCTCGGTGTCGACACCCTCGACCTCGTCCAGCTGCACTGCCCGCCGCCGCCCGTCCTCACGACCGACGCGGTCTACGAGGCGCTGGACACCCTCGTGGCCGAGGGCCGCACCCGCGCCTACGGCGTCTCCGTCGAGACCGTCGCCGAGGGTCTCGACGCGGTCGCCCGCCCCAACGTGGCGAGCGTGCAGATCATCCTCAACCCGTTGCGGCTCAAGCCCGTCACCGAGTTCCTGCCCGCCGCGGCCGAGGCCGGCGTGGGCGTCGTCGTCCGGGTGCCGCTGGCCTCGGGCCTGCTGACGGGCAAGATCGACGAGAACTCGACCTTCGCCGCCGACGACCACCGCACCTTCAACCGCAACGGCGAGGCCTTCGACGTCGGGGAGACCTTCGCCGGGGTCCCGCTCGGGGCCGGCGTCCAGGCGGCCAAGCGGCTGGCCGGGGTCGCCGGGGACGTCCCCCTCGCCGCCTTCACGCTGCGCTGGATCGTCGAGCAGCCCGGGGTCAGCGTCGTCATCCCCGGTGCCCGCAACCCCGAGCAGGCCCGCGCGAACGCCGCGGCGGCCGACGTCGCGGCGCCCACCACCGCCCAGCTCGACGCCGTCCAGGAGGTCTACCGCGACCTCGTCGCCGAGCACGTGCACGACCGCTGGTGA
- a CDS encoding CARDB domain-containing protein, with protein sequence MRTRKKAAVAAVGAALVALPTTADAATTGPDLVVTSTQWAPVQAVAGQQVRFTATITNKGKSPTPDGVISGVAFAVDGKLQTWSDTTTSAIQPGQSVKVTANSGPTASPTWQATAGRHTLRAFVDDAARIEETREDNNTRSVTFEVAAGLSVQTSVGGFLVQMAKSPGPTLLTTSVTGDAYAGCFAADGSLTEGSERFVTTFTVGRDVPNYGGKFFDGMSSVAAGVTRQQVGVDFSRMIYANQIQYPWVLGCAAGTTPGWTGFHAGSVTVTRWPGELGTSGPKLAQVTKPLDTILAI encoded by the coding sequence GTGAGGACGAGGAAGAAGGCGGCGGTGGCGGCGGTGGGGGCCGCGCTCGTGGCCCTCCCCACGACCGCTGATGCCGCGACCACCGGACCCGACCTGGTCGTCACCTCCACCCAGTGGGCTCCGGTGCAGGCGGTGGCGGGACAGCAGGTCCGCTTCACCGCGACCATCACGAACAAGGGCAAGTCCCCGACCCCGGACGGTGTCATCAGCGGAGTGGCCTTCGCCGTCGACGGCAAGCTGCAGACGTGGTCCGACACCACGACCTCCGCCATCCAGCCTGGGCAGTCGGTCAAGGTCACCGCCAACAGCGGACCGACCGCCTCCCCCACCTGGCAGGCCACCGCCGGCCGGCACACCCTGCGGGCCTTCGTCGACGACGCGGCCCGCATCGAGGAGACCCGGGAGGACAACAACACCCGAAGCGTCACCTTCGAGGTCGCGGCGGGGTTGAGCGTGCAGACCTCCGTCGGGGGTTTCCTGGTGCAGATGGCGAAGTCGCCCGGTCCCACGCTGTTGACGACGAGCGTCACCGGCGACGCCTACGCCGGTTGCTTCGCCGCTGACGGGTCCTTGACGGAGGGCAGCGAACGGTTCGTGACGACCTTCACCGTCGGTCGCGACGTGCCGAACTACGGCGGCAAGTTCTTCGACGGGATGAGCTCGGTCGCAGCGGGCGTGACGCGGCAGCAGGTCGGCGTCGACTTCTCCCGGATGATCTACGCCAACCAGATCCAGTACCCCTGGGTGCTGGGTTGCGCCGCCGGCACCACGCCGGGGTGGACGGGTTTCCACGCCGGTTCGGTGACGGTGACGCGCTGGCCCGGGGAACTGGGGACGTCGGGGCCGAAACTGGCGCAGGTGACGAAACCCTTGGACACGATCCTGGCGATCTGA
- a CDS encoding flavin monoamine oxidase family protein translates to MPEPVQLLASAVSRWGEDEWSRGAWSLIGVDGTPADRTTVGSPVGTRLRIAGEGTHPTRAGMTHGAHEQGVQAGEWAAALGHRRVVVVGAGIAGLAAAQELRGRGVDVQVWEARDRVGGRAVGVEVGGSTFDLGANWLQQFDENVLARTVEALGLRTVATDFTDPLVLGSSTGGVPRPEGLTCGLRERLAVAAPGTSIGQVVEEWLRDPRPWTAEVVRRFVDAEVVMDTGVPLSSLSARHGFEAGVGEGDRWIVGSYRRLLDHLAEGVDVRLRRPVRRVEVRDDGVLVAGADEEVHDGEVHADAVIITVPFAVLAAGAVEFVPPLPGGHRDALARLPTGRVEKVVLRLDRRFWPEHAAGYYRVHGPGAGSVSEWLDATEADGRPTLVGLFAGPWVEELWAGEDEAVARAALGVVTAALGL, encoded by the coding sequence GTGCCGGAACCCGTGCAGTTGCTCGCCTCCGCCGTCTCCCGGTGGGGGGAGGACGAGTGGTCCCGCGGTGCGTGGAGCCTCATCGGCGTGGATGGGACGCCCGCGGACCGGACCACCGTGGGTTCCCCCGTCGGGACGCGGCTGCGGATCGCGGGGGAGGGGACCCACCCCACCCGGGCCGGGATGACCCACGGCGCGCACGAACAGGGCGTGCAGGCGGGGGAGTGGGCCGCGGCGCTCGGACACCGGCGGGTCGTCGTGGTGGGCGCCGGGATCGCCGGTCTCGCCGCGGCGCAGGAACTCCGCGGACGCGGGGTGGACGTGCAGGTGTGGGAAGCGCGCGACCGCGTGGGGGGCCGAGCCGTCGGGGTGGAGGTCGGCGGGTCCACCTTCGACCTGGGGGCCAACTGGTTGCAGCAGTTCGACGAGAACGTCCTGGCGCGCACGGTCGAGGCACTGGGGTTGCGGACCGTGGCGACCGACTTCACCGATCCGCTCGTCCTCGGGTCATCCACGGGCGGGGTGCCCCGTCCGGAGGGCCTGACGTGTGGACTCCGGGAGCGGCTCGCCGTCGCGGCGCCGGGAACCTCGATCGGGCAGGTCGTCGAGGAGTGGTTGCGGGACCCGCGGCCGTGGACCGCGGAGGTCGTCCGCCGGTTCGTGGACGCCGAGGTCGTCATGGACACCGGGGTTCCGTTGTCCTCCCTGAGTGCGCGGCACGGGTTCGAGGCCGGCGTCGGCGAAGGGGACCGGTGGATCGTCGGCAGTTACCGCCGCCTGCTCGACCACCTCGCCGAGGGGGTCGACGTCCGGCTGCGGCGGCCGGTGCGCCGGGTGGAGGTCCGCGACGACGGGGTGCTGGTGGCCGGCGCCGACGAAGAGGTGCACGACGGTGAGGTGCACGCCGACGCGGTGATCATCACGGTGCCGTTCGCGGTCCTCGCGGCCGGCGCCGTCGAGTTCGTCCCGCCGCTGCCGGGCGGGCACCGGGACGCGCTGGCGCGGTTGCCCACCGGACGGGTGGAGAAGGTGGTGCTGCGCCTCGACCGGCGCTTCTGGCCCGAGCACGCGGCCGGCTACTACCGCGTCCACGGGCCGGGGGCCGGGTCCGTCAGCGAGTGGCTCGACGCCACGGAGGCGGACGGGCGGCCCACCCTCGTCGGGTTGTTCGCGGGGCCGTGGGTCGAGGAGCTGTGGGCGGGGGAGGACGAGGCCGTCGCGCGAGCAGCCCTGGGCGTGGTCACCGCAGCCCTCGGCCTCTGA
- a CDS encoding MarR family winged helix-turn-helix transcriptional regulator yields MARANDRADTLFAPGRRARVLQLLRAYTDTHVELTRHLARALGVHGSDAVAVAEVLWAEASGTPLTPARLAERIGLTSGATASLLNRLEDAGMVVRNREDTDRRIIRLRLTPAARAATTAFFESTGHALDDVLDDYDDAALQQVERLLTGVVAATEAHNERLRATGSGVGERRSS; encoded by the coding sequence ATGGCGCGCGCGAACGACCGGGCGGACACCCTGTTCGCGCCGGGGCGACGTGCGCGGGTGCTGCAGTTGCTGCGCGCCTACACCGACACCCACGTCGAGCTGACCCGTCACCTGGCGCGGGCACTCGGGGTCCACGGCAGCGACGCGGTGGCCGTGGCGGAGGTGCTGTGGGCAGAGGCCAGTGGGACGCCCTTGACGCCGGCGCGGTTGGCGGAGCGCATCGGGCTCACCTCCGGTGCCACCGCCAGCCTGCTCAACCGCCTCGAGGACGCGGGGATGGTGGTCCGCAACCGTGAGGACACCGACCGGCGGATCATCAGGCTCCGTCTGACCCCGGCCGCCCGTGCTGCGACCACCGCCTTCTTCGAGAGCACCGGGCACGCGCTGGACGACGTGCTGGACGACTACGACGACGCCGCCCTGCAGCAGGTGGAACGTCTCCTGACCGGAGTGGTCGCGGCGACCGAGGCTCACAACGAGCGGCTGCGCGCAACCGGCTCAGGCGTCGGCGAACGCCGCAGTTCCTGA
- a CDS encoding aminotransferase class V-fold PLP-dependent enzyme has translation MDWFTAGVTLAFSLDPTLRHLNHGSFGAVPTLALERQAAYRAEMEGAPVRFFVGVPERIAAARERVAPYLGVSADDLAFVPNASAGASVVFSSLPVEQGCEVVVTDHGYGAVTMGARRLVRRWGGRIRTAHVPLGAGPEEAAAAVAAELSDRTALVVLDHITSPTARFLPVDLISAAAHERGIPVLVDGAHVPLQLAEPLAGVDCDFWVGNLHKFGCAPRGSGVLVARGDLRRELNPLIDSWGAEQEFPASFDQQGTLDFTSWLAAPDALDAVEAEIGWAALRVRVAALARYGVDVVADAFAALTGEDHHVEVGMPAGPLRLVRLPGRLGLGEGGGNAVRDRALAELGVEAAFTAFGDQGFVRLSAHAYNTPDDYDDFARRCVPALVEWSRTA, from the coding sequence GTGGACTGGTTCACTGCCGGGGTGACCCTCGCGTTCTCCCTCGACCCGACCCTGCGCCACCTGAACCACGGTTCCTTCGGCGCGGTCCCGACGCTCGCCCTGGAACGGCAGGCGGCCTACCGCGCGGAGATGGAGGGCGCGCCGGTCCGGTTCTTCGTCGGTGTTCCGGAACGCATCGCGGCGGCCCGGGAACGCGTGGCCCCCTACCTCGGGGTGTCCGCGGACGACCTCGCGTTCGTGCCGAACGCCAGCGCCGGGGCGAGCGTGGTCTTCAGCTCGCTCCCGGTGGAGCAGGGGTGCGAGGTCGTCGTCACCGACCACGGGTACGGCGCGGTGACGATGGGCGCGCGTCGGCTCGTCCGGCGCTGGGGCGGGCGGATCCGCACCGCGCACGTCCCGCTCGGTGCCGGTCCGGAGGAGGCGGCCGCGGCCGTCGCCGCAGAACTCTCGGACCGGACGGCCCTCGTCGTGCTCGACCACATCACCTCCCCGACGGCGCGGTTCCTGCCCGTCGACCTCATCAGCGCCGCCGCCCACGAACGCGGGATCCCCGTCCTCGTCGACGGTGCCCACGTCCCGCTGCAACTCGCCGAACCCCTCGCGGGCGTCGACTGCGACTTCTGGGTCGGCAACCTGCACAAGTTCGGGTGCGCCCCGCGGGGTTCCGGCGTCCTCGTCGCCCGCGGTGACCTCCGCCGGGAACTGAACCCGCTCATCGACTCCTGGGGAGCCGAGCAGGAGTTCCCCGCCAGCTTCGACCAGCAGGGAACCCTCGACTTCACGAGCTGGCTCGCGGCCCCGGACGCCCTCGACGCCGTCGAGGCGGAGATCGGCTGGGCCGCGCTCCGGGTGCGGGTCGCCGCACTGGCCCGGTACGGCGTGGACGTCGTCGCCGACGCGTTCGCGGCGTTGACGGGGGAGGACCACCACGTCGAGGTCGGGATGCCGGCCGGTCCGCTGCGGCTGGTGAGACTGCCCGGCCGGCTGGGGCTGGGGGAGGGGGGCGGCAACGCCGTGCGGGACCGCGCACTGGCCGAACTGGGCGTCGAGGCCGCGTTCACCGCGTTCGGCGACCAGGGTTTCGTCCGGCTCTCGGCCCACGCCTACAACACCCCCGACGACTACGACGACTTCGCCCGCCGCTGCGTCCCCGCGCTGGTCGAGTGGTCCCGCACGGCGTAG
- a CDS encoding LGFP repeat-containing protein, with protein sequence MQTTTPRTAVTAALAAVVVAAAAFGCGTGTAHATTYPGPQGPRDVHGAIEQEWLHLRADPGAFQPGAPLTDELRTPIKTGAFNHFERASIYWSPTTGAHEVHGDFRTWWASLGWENSYLGFPLTGELPAVGGVYQRFQGGQAYWSAETGAHAVHGDFFSYYASQGWERSWLGYPLTEEYPVAEEGGLSGEVAQDFQGGTLLWSPSTGVISPPLRVDLSVSPDVRAGEAVVSQFTVTNTGRETISGAVLDAVALASGEGDLRGFDDYPPECDYAGLSHRYCQLGVLGAGQQRTFRMVTSTTAADAGLVLSVLGSVEERGDDEHTFLSNHVNRGVALH encoded by the coding sequence ATGCAGACGACAACGCCGCGCACGGCAGTGACCGCAGCCCTGGCGGCGGTGGTGGTGGCCGCTGCTGCGTTCGGGTGCGGAACGGGAACTGCGCACGCCACGACCTACCCAGGACCGCAGGGCCCCCGCGATGTCCACGGGGCGATCGAGCAGGAATGGCTGCACCTGCGCGCCGACCCGGGTGCCTTCCAACCCGGTGCACCACTGACCGATGAGCTTCGCACCCCCATCAAGACCGGGGCCTTCAACCACTTCGAGCGCGCCTCGATCTATTGGAGCCCCACCACCGGCGCGCACGAGGTGCACGGCGACTTCCGCACCTGGTGGGCCTCGCTGGGCTGGGAGAACAGCTACCTGGGTTTCCCCCTGACCGGGGAGCTGCCGGCGGTCGGAGGGGTCTACCAACGCTTTCAGGGTGGGCAGGCGTACTGGTCCGCTGAGACCGGTGCCCACGCCGTGCACGGTGACTTCTTCTCCTACTACGCCAGTCAGGGCTGGGAGCGCTCCTGGCTGGGCTACCCCCTCACCGAGGAGTACCCCGTCGCCGAGGAGGGTGGGCTCAGTGGTGAGGTGGCGCAGGACTTCCAGGGCGGGACGTTGCTCTGGAGTCCGAGCACGGGGGTCATCTCCCCACCACTGCGGGTGGATCTGAGCGTCAGTCCCGACGTGCGTGCCGGGGAGGCGGTCGTGTCGCAGTTCACGGTCACCAACACCGGCCGCGAGACGATCAGTGGTGCGGTGCTGGACGCGGTCGCCCTCGCCTCCGGTGAGGGCGACCTGCGGGGTTTCGACGACTACCCACCGGAGTGCGACTACGCCGGACTCAGTCACCGCTACTGCCAGCTCGGGGTGTTGGGCGCAGGCCAGCAGCGCACCTTCCGCATGGTGACCTCGACCACCGCCGCGGACGCAGGCTTGGTCTTGTCCGTCCTGGGCAGCGTCGAGGAGCGCGGAGACGATGAGCACACGTTTCTCAGCAACCACGTGAACCGAGGGGTCGCCCTGCACTGA
- a CDS encoding 1-phosphofructokinase family hexose kinase has product MIVVLTPNPAVDVTYRVAEQRVGTTQRVLEVSRRPGGKGVNVARVLGGEGVPARCVLPLGGAAGTWVQEALRDLGLEPTTVPLAGETRTTVTVVDDVAHPTMFGEPGPAVTPAEWAAVRDALAGALRGAAAFVVAGSLPLGSDPGLVGDWVRTARDAGVLTVADLSGPALLAAADAGASVCKPNVEELLGATGAGSEAEGAADLLARGAGAVVVSRGVHGIAAHTRDGVCEVSAVPGVSGNATGAGDAATAGLVLALTGGSPLPDALRRAAAFGAAAVLRPVAGEIDRAAAARFLDTTGSPA; this is encoded by the coding sequence GTGATCGTCGTCCTCACCCCCAACCCGGCGGTCGACGTGACGTACCGCGTCGCGGAACAGCGGGTCGGAACCACCCAGCGGGTGCTGGAGGTCTCCCGTCGCCCCGGGGGCAAGGGCGTCAACGTGGCCCGCGTCCTGGGCGGCGAGGGGGTTCCCGCCCGGTGCGTGCTGCCCCTGGGCGGGGCGGCCGGGACGTGGGTGCAGGAGGCGCTGCGCGACCTGGGGCTGGAACCCACGACCGTTCCCCTGGCCGGTGAGACCCGCACGACGGTGACCGTCGTCGACGACGTGGCCCACCCGACGATGTTCGGCGAACCCGGCCCCGCGGTGACCCCCGCGGAGTGGGCCGCCGTGCGGGACGCCCTCGCCGGGGCGTTGCGCGGGGCGGCGGCCTTCGTCGTCGCGGGGTCGCTCCCGCTCGGCAGCGACCCCGGCCTGGTCGGCGACTGGGTGCGCACGGCCCGCGACGCCGGGGTCCTGACCGTCGCCGACCTGTCCGGTCCGGCCCTGCTGGCGGCCGCCGACGCCGGGGCCTCCGTCTGCAAGCCCAACGTCGAGGAACTCCTCGGCGCGACCGGTGCCGGTTCCGAGGCGGAGGGCGCCGCGGACCTGCTGGCCCGGGGGGCCGGTGCGGTGGTGGTCTCCCGCGGGGTCCACGGGATCGCCGCCCACACCCGCGACGGGGTGTGCGAGGTTTCCGCCGTCCCGGGCGTCAGCGGGAACGCCACCGGCGCCGGGGACGCCGCGACGGCCGGTCTCGTCCTCGCCCTCACCGGCGGTTCCCCGCTGCCCGACGCCCTGCGCCGGGCCGCCGCGTTCGGCGCCGCCGCCGTCCTGCGTCCGGTCGCAGGTGAGATCGACCGGGCCGCCGCCGCCCGTTTCCTCGACACCACCGGGAGTCCCGCATGA
- a CDS encoding FAD-dependent monooxygenase: MGTDIQTRVLVTGGSIAGPAVAHELWRSGFAPTLLERAPRPRTAGQNVDVRGPAREVLRRTGLYEAVAAAGTGEVGTRFLRPDGSAYASFPVRDHPHRPGADRAGDGPTAELEILRGRLSQLLLEATGGDVEHRYGEHLVHVEHDAPGGGVDVVTSRGSREHYDLLVVAEGKRSATRDLVFTDGGRSEVTCTDRGQYVGYGRIQPSGDDDQWWRWLTAPGGRIVSLRPDDVGTTRATLAFMAPPMGLHRLGVEAQLTVLRERFADVGWQTQRVLDGFAAAPEEFYLERAEQVRTPRWSRGRVVLLGDTAWGGPTGMGTSLALLAAHVLAGELALERDRALSRGASMEPERALAAYEQRLRSYVDKTQRVRPGIPALASPKSRWGLVLLHGAHRLAATPLLRRAGERALLASTSDTVELPEYRSATTRAS; this comes from the coding sequence ATGGGAACGGACATCCAGACCCGAGTGCTGGTGACCGGAGGCAGCATCGCCGGGCCCGCGGTGGCCCACGAGCTGTGGCGGTCCGGCTTCGCGCCGACCCTGCTGGAACGAGCACCACGACCCCGCACCGCCGGCCAGAACGTCGACGTTCGCGGTCCGGCGCGGGAGGTGCTGCGCCGGACGGGGTTGTACGAGGCGGTGGCCGCCGCCGGGACCGGAGAGGTCGGCACGCGGTTCCTGCGACCCGACGGCTCGGCCTACGCATCCTTCCCCGTCCGCGATCACCCCCACCGCCCCGGGGCCGACCGTGCCGGGGACGGGCCCACCGCGGAACTGGAGATCCTGCGCGGCCGGCTCTCGCAGCTGCTCCTGGAAGCCACCGGCGGGGACGTCGAACACCGCTACGGCGAACACCTCGTCCACGTCGAGCACGACGCTCCCGGCGGGGGCGTCGACGTCGTCACCTCCCGCGGATCACGGGAGCACTACGACCTGCTCGTCGTCGCGGAAGGCAAACGCTCGGCGACCCGCGACCTCGTCTTCACCGACGGCGGGCGGAGCGAGGTCACCTGCACCGACCGGGGCCAGTACGTCGGCTACGGCCGGATCCAGCCCAGCGGCGACGACGACCAGTGGTGGCGGTGGCTGACGGCTCCCGGTGGTCGCATCGTCTCCCTGCGCCCCGACGACGTCGGGACCACGCGCGCGACGCTGGCCTTCATGGCGCCACCGATGGGCCTCCACCGCCTCGGCGTCGAGGCTCAGCTCACGGTGCTGCGCGAGCGGTTCGCCGACGTGGGCTGGCAGACGCAGCGCGTCCTCGACGGGTTCGCCGCCGCTCCGGAGGAGTTCTACCTCGAACGTGCCGAGCAGGTGCGCACTCCGCGCTGGTCGCGTGGACGGGTGGTCCTGCTCGGGGACACCGCGTGGGGCGGGCCGACGGGCATGGGCACTAGCCTGGCCCTGCTGGCCGCTCACGTGCTGGCTGGTGAGCTGGCGCTCGAGCGTGACCGGGCACTGTCCCGGGGAGCTTCGATGGAGCCCGAACGAGCTCTCGCCGCCTACGAGCAGCGGCTCCGCTCCTACGTGGACAAGACCCAGCGGGTGAGGCCGGGGATCCCGGCGCTGGCCTCCCCGAAGAGCCGCTGGGGTCTGGTTCTCCTGCACGGGGCCCACCGCCTGGCCGCCACCCCCTTGCTGCGCAGAGCGGGCGAACGCGCTCTGCTCGCCTCCACCTCGGACACCGTCGAACTACCGGAGTACCGATCAGCGACCACCCGGGCGTCGTGA
- a CDS encoding DUF475 domain-containing protein: MSSTLSTTTPLRGRDVIGLPVALALLGGAAAWVLEGPHAAAALVTLAAYEVALSVDNAVPMAGVAGRLHPRMRQVFLTAGLFVGVVVMRLFVPPVAVATARGEDVAETTTAMVADPSHYAADLAGVRPGLAAFGGVFLWMVFTEYLFNCERKDRPLWIAPLERPFFRLARPRLVQFCTAAVLAGGAIAWAPPGNRTTVAVAGALGIAGYALVKAGARHVWTHAAAVVVERALAVFLLLEILDGTYSFSDTGTGLPAWERLVIAVAGVSIGAVFLVRLTRRLDSGEALKRYEHLPAGAAYVLGVLGVLLWVSLVAPIPGLLAGWFGAVVIGTSLLTSLVHNRRRGRTVSGSAVPSPRRPRR, encoded by the coding sequence GTGAGCTCCACCCTGAGCACGACCACCCCCCTGCGCGGGCGCGACGTCATCGGCCTGCCCGTGGCCCTCGCGCTCCTCGGCGGAGCCGCCGCCTGGGTTCTCGAGGGACCCCACGCCGCCGCGGCCCTCGTGACGCTCGCCGCGTACGAGGTCGCCCTCAGCGTCGACAACGCGGTACCGATGGCCGGGGTCGCCGGCCGGCTGCACCCGAGGATGCGTCAGGTGTTCCTGACCGCCGGGCTGTTCGTCGGCGTCGTCGTCATGCGGTTGTTCGTCCCCCCGGTGGCGGTGGCGACGGCCAGGGGCGAGGACGTGGCGGAGACGACGACGGCGATGGTCGCGGACCCGTCGCACTACGCCGCCGACCTCGCCGGTGTCCGTCCGGGGCTCGCCGCCTTCGGCGGGGTGTTCCTGTGGATGGTGTTCACCGAGTACCTGTTCAACTGCGAGCGCAAGGACCGGCCGTTGTGGATCGCGCCGCTGGAGCGGCCGTTCTTCCGCCTGGCCCGCCCTCGACTCGTGCAGTTCTGCACCGCGGCCGTCCTGGCCGGTGGTGCGATCGCCTGGGCCCCGCCGGGGAACCGCACGACGGTGGCCGTCGCCGGCGCTCTCGGGATCGCCGGGTACGCCCTGGTGAAGGCCGGGGCGCGGCACGTGTGGACGCACGCGGCGGCCGTCGTCGTCGAGCGCGCGCTCGCGGTGTTCCTGCTGCTGGAGATCCTGGACGGCACGTACTCCTTCAGCGACACCGGCACGGGGCTCCCGGCCTGGGAGCGGCTCGTGATCGCCGTCGCCGGGGTCAGCATCGGGGCGGTGTTCCTCGTGCGGCTGACGCGCCGCCTCGACTCCGGGGAGGCGCTGAAGCGCTACGAGCACCTCCCCGCCGGGGCCGCCTACGTGCTGGGCGTCCTCGGTGTGCTGCTGTGGGTCTCGCTGGTCGCGCCCATCCCGGGACTGCTCGCCGGCTGGTTCGGCGCGGTCGTCATCGGGACCTCGCTGCTCACCTCGCTGGTCCACAACCGGCGCCGCGGTCGCACGGTCAGTGGGTCAGCAGTGCCTTCGCCACGGCGACCCCGGCGCTGA